A portion of the Streptomyces platensis genome contains these proteins:
- a CDS encoding helix-turn-helix domain-containing protein gives MVENNSGEEEGSARWVLACELRRLREAAGRSLAQWAKDTHYDRTYVHRPETGERFSKRSWRRWTLHRWREGRAARLSRPLGYGYVPVP, from the coding sequence ATGGTCGAAAACAATTCCGGCGAGGAAGAGGGCTCGGCCCGCTGGGTCCTCGCCTGTGAACTCCGCCGGCTACGGGAGGCCGCCGGCAGATCACTGGCCCAATGGGCCAAGGACACCCACTACGACCGCACCTACGTCCACCGCCCGGAAACCGGCGAACGCTTCTCGAAACGGTCATGGAGGCGCTGGACACTTCATAGGTGGCGTGAAGGACGGGCGGCTCGGCTGAGCCGGCCGCTAGGGTACGGGTACGTACCCGTACCCTAG